The genomic segment CAGCACCGCCTACCTCAAGGCGGCCCAGCGCTTTCCGGTCATGGAGTTCAGGGCGCTCGCCGACATGCGCAGCGAGGTTGCCGAGCGCCAGGGCGCGGCATTCGGCTTGCCGGGAATGCGGGTCGACCAATTGTTGAAGCGCGACGATATCGAAATCGTCGTCAATCTCACGGTGCCGCTCGCCCACACCGACGTCAGCCTGGCGGTGCTGAACGCCGGCAAGCACGTTCATTCGGAGAAGCCGCTCGGCATCAATGTCGCGGAAGCGCGCAAGGTCATGGAGCTCGCCGCACAGAAGAACCTGCGCGTCGGCTGCGCGCCCGATACGTTCCTTGGCGGCGGCCATCAGACCGCGCGCAAGCTGATCGACGACGGCGCGATCGGCACGCCCGTCGCGGGCAGTGCCTTCTTCGGCTGTCCCGGCCACGAGCGCTGGCATCCGGCGCCCGGCTTCTACTACCTGCGCGGCGGCGGATCGATGCTCGACATGGGGCCGTATTACATCACCGATCTCGTGCAATTGCTCGGTCCGGTCGCCAGCGTGATGGGCTCGACCGCGCGTCCGAGGAACGAGCGCCTCGTCACCAGCCAGCCGATGAACGGCGCGCTGATTCCGGTCGAGGTCGCGACCCATGTCGCCGGGACGCTGGAATTCGAGAGCGGCGCAGTGGTGTCGATCACGATGAGCTTCGACGTGCCGAAACATCGGCATGCGCCGATCGAGATCTACGGCGACAAAGGCAGCATGCTGGTGCCCGATCCAAATCGCTTCGGCGGCGAGGTGCAGGTGGCAAAGACCGGCGGCGAATGGGAGGTGATGCCGCTGACGCACGGTCACGTCGAGGGCGAGTTCCGCTCGATCGGCGTCGCCGACATGGCTGGCGCGATCCTGAACGACAGGCCGCATCGCGCCAGCGGCGCGCTCGCCTTCCACGTGCTGGAGGTGATGGAGGCGTTCCAGACCTCCGCCGACGAGGGCCGCCGCGTCAAGATCGAGAGCCGCGTCGAGCGGCCGGCGATGCTGCCGGCCGGACGTGAAACCGGACAGATCGATTGAGGGAATGACCATGCGCAAGGCAATGATTGTATGGGGTGGCTGGCCGGGACACGATCCCGATCTCTGCGCTTCGATGATCCGCGGCTGGCTGAAGGCGGAAGGTTTCGAGGTGCGGATCGAAACCACGACCGAGGCATTCGGCGATCCCAAAATCCATGATCTCTCGTTGATCATCCCGATCTACACCATGTCCAAGATCGAAAAGGCGGATGCGCTGAATCTTTGCGCTGCGGTGCGCAGCGGGGTCGGGCTCGCCGGCCATCATGGCGGCATGTGCGATGCCTTCCGCGATTCTGTGGACTACCAGTTCCTGTGTGGCGGGCAATGGGTTGCGCATCCCGGCAACATCATCGATTACAAGGTCGACGTGACCAAGCCCGACGATCCCATCATGAACGGCCTGAAGAGCTTCGAGCATCGTTCCGAGCAGTATTACATGCATGTCGATCCCGCCAACGAGGTGTTGGCAACGACGACTTTCACCGGTGAGCACGCGCCCTGGATCGAGGGCGTGGTGATGCCGGTGGTGTGGAAGAAGCGTTATGGCGCGGGGAGGGTGTTCTACTCCTCGCTGGGCCACCGCGCCTACGAGCTCGACGTGCCGGAGATCCGGACGTTGATGACCCGCGGCATGCTGTGGGCCGCGCGCGAATGACTGAAGGCGCGACCCAGCCGGTGCTTCGAGCCACGCTCGAGGACGTCGCGCGCGCGGCGGGCGTTTCGCTCGCCACCGTCGATCGCGTCGTCAACCGGCGCGAGGGTGTCCGCGCCAAGACCGTCGCGCGTGTCGAGGCCGCGGTGGCAAAGCTCGGCTATCGCGCCGATGTTGCCGCGGCGCGGCTCGCCCGCGGGCAGACCTTCCGCTTTGCTTTCGTGCTGCCGACCGGCAGCAACAGCTTCATGACCAATCTCAGCGAGCAGGTCGCGCGCACCGCGGGCTGGCTCGCCGGCCATCGCGGCTTCATCGACATCCACCATGTCGACGTGTTCGACCCCGATGTCCTTGCCGGTGCCCTGGAGAACCTCTCGCCGGCCTATCAGGGTGTCGCCGTCATCGCGCTCGATCATCCCAGGGTTCGCGCCGCGATCGACGAGCTCGTCGCGCGCGGGGTCGCCGTGGTGACCCTGGTGTCGGACGCGCCGAGCTCGTCCCGGGTGCACTATGTCGGGATCGACAATCCGGCCGCGGGCCGCACCGCCGCCACGCTGATGGGGCGCTTCCTTGCCGGGCGCGAGGGCACCGTCGCCGTGATTGCGGGATCGTTGTCGCTGCGCGATCACACCGAACGGCAGTTCGGCTTCCATCAGATCCTGTCGAGTGAGTATGCGAACCTGTCCGCACTCCCCGTCATCGAGGGGCGCGACGACAGCGACCGCACGCGGGACCTCACGGCCGCGCTGCTCGCGCGCCATGCCGACCTCCGTGGCATCTATTGCTGCGGCGCCGGAAACCGCGGCATCGCCGATGCGCTCGAGGCTTCGGGCCGCGCGCGCGAGGTGGTCTGGATCACCCATGAGCTGACCGAGCACACCAGGCGGTTCCTGGTGCGCGGCACGCTCGACGCCGTCATCAACCAGGATGCCGGCCATGAGGCGCGGTCTGCGGCGCGAGTCCTGCTCGCGCATTGTTCGGGCGAGCCGATCAGCCCCGACCAGGAGCGTATCCGCATCGACATCTTCCTGCGGGACAATCTGCCGTAGGCAGACGCGCGCAAGCGCTTCGTGAGGATTATCCCTCGTACTGGTCCGGCCCCATCGCCCAGGACGACTCGTCGTGGCCGAAGGCGTAATTGCGGTTGTTGAGCGCCGGATTGCGATTGACCATCGGCCGCATGAACATCGGATGGGTCGCTGAGCGCACCTCGTGCTCGACCGTGAACAGCGGCTTGCCGCTGTCGAGGTCGACGATGTCGCAGAACCGGTACTGGTATTGATTGTCCTCGCGGGAGATCAGCTTGCGCGCAAGCAGCTTGCGGTAGGGACCGGAGAAGTCGGTGATGTACATCTGCACATGGTGACCGTCATAGTCGCCCAGCGGCCGGTCGGTCTCGCGGAACAGCAGATGCTGGTTGCGGCCCGTCGTCACGGCGGCAACAGCGGCCTCGCCGTTCCGCAGGCTCGCGGGCATGCCCATGATCTCGGGATAGAAGGCGCAGATGCCGGCCGCCGTTCCCTTGGGCACGTCGAACTCGACATAGGGAATGCCGAGCGCGATCCGGCCGAACCGCGCGGCGTCGGGCTCGTAGCAGCGCACGCGGTTACCCCAGGGGCAAACTGCCTCGACATGGTCGTTGTGCTCCCTGAATGCGAACGCCGTGCCCTCGAGTTTCTTCGCGACCGATGCAAGCCGCGCCAGCAGCGCCTCGCGGCCTTCGATGACGAGGCCAACGTGTCCGCGCAGCACCTGCGGCCGGCCGCTCGGCAGATGAAACTGGCTCCGCCCGGCGTTGATCCACATGTTGGTATCGGACACCATCAGGTAGGGATCGCGGGTGAGCCCGAGCCCGGCGACGTAGAACAGCGTGGCGAGGCGCTGGTCCGGGACCTGGATGTTGACGTGCTCGAAATGGATGGCGTTGCCGAGATCTTCTTTGGATCGGTCGAATTGCTGCGGCATGGGTGTGCTCTGCGTCGTGGATTGAAAGCGCCATACTAGAGCACAATTTCCGCTCCCCGGAACGGCCGGCCGATCACATCTTGCGTGCTGGCCGTTATGCGCACCGGCTGCCTTGCCGTGGCACCCAGTCCCTGTAATCTGAGTAAAACACTGAGGAAGAAGCCGATGGCAGGAGTCTTGGAGGGCGTGCGCGTGCTCGATTTCGGGCGCTATATCGCCGGGCCCTATTGCGCCACCTTGCTGGCCGAGTTCGGGGCCGAGGTCATCCGCATCGAGAAGCGCGACGGCAGCGAGGATCGTTTCGTCGCGCCGGTGGGTGAAGGCGGCGAGGGCGCGCTGTTCCTCCAGGTCAATCGCAACAAGAAGTGCATCACGCTCGATCCGATGAAGGCGCAAGGCCAGGAGGTGATGCGCCGCCTGATCGCGACCGCGGATGTCGTGGTCGCCAACCTGCCGCCGCAGACCCTGCGCGCGATGAAGCTCGATTACGACTCGTTGAAGGCGATCAAGCCGGACATCATCCTGACCACGGCCACCGCGTTCGGCGGGCCGGGCCCGTGGTCCGACCGGGTCGGCTTCGACGGCGTCGGCCAGGTGATGTCGGGCTCGGTGTACATGACGGGCGCGGGCGATCCGCCGTATCGGGCCGCGGTGAACTGGGTCGATTTCGGCACCGCGCTGCACTGCGCCTTCGGCACGCTCGCCGCGCTGATCGAGCGCGGCAAATCCGGGCGCGGCCAGATCGTCGAGGGCGCGCTGCTCGCAACCGCGCTGTCCTTCACCAATGCCACGCTGATCGAGCAGGCCGTCATCAACGTCAACCGCGTGCCGACCGGCAATCTCGGCCAGACCGCAGCGCCCGCCGACATCTACCGCACGAGGGACGGCTGGGTGCTGTGCCAGGTCACCGGCCATCCGCTGTTCAAGCGCTGGGCGCGGCTGATGGGCGAGGAGGAGGTATGGCTGAACGACCCGCGCTTTGCCGACGACATCAGCCGCGGCAACAACGGCCGCATCATCAGCGAGCGGATGGCGCGCTGGTGCGCCGAGCGCACCACACAGCAGGCCGTCGACACGCTGGGCCAGGCGATGATCCCGACCGGCCCCGTGCTCTCACCGCAGCAGGCGCTGGATCATCCGCATATCCGCGCCGCCGGCTTCATGCAGGACGTCGACTATCCCGGCCTGCCGAAGCAGGCGCCGGTCGCCCGCGCCGCGGTGCGGCTGTCGGAAACGCCCGGCAAGATCGCAAGCCGCCCGCCGACGCTCGGCGAGCACACCGATCGCGTCCTCGCCGAGCTCGGCTATGATGCGGACCAGAT from the Bradyrhizobium sp. WBAH42 genome contains:
- a CDS encoding Gfo/Idh/MocA family protein translates to MRKVGVGIIGCGVISTAYLKAAQRFPVMEFRALADMRSEVAERQGAAFGLPGMRVDQLLKRDDIEIVVNLTVPLAHTDVSLAVLNAGKHVHSEKPLGINVAEARKVMELAAQKNLRVGCAPDTFLGGGHQTARKLIDDGAIGTPVAGSAFFGCPGHERWHPAPGFYYLRGGGSMLDMGPYYITDLVQLLGPVASVMGSTARPRNERLVTSQPMNGALIPVEVATHVAGTLEFESGAVVSITMSFDVPKHRHAPIEIYGDKGSMLVPDPNRFGGEVQVAKTGGEWEVMPLTHGHVEGEFRSIGVADMAGAILNDRPHRASGALAFHVLEVMEAFQTSADEGRRVKIESRVERPAMLPAGRETGQID
- a CDS encoding ThuA domain-containing protein; translated protein: MRKAMIVWGGWPGHDPDLCASMIRGWLKAEGFEVRIETTTEAFGDPKIHDLSLIIPIYTMSKIEKADALNLCAAVRSGVGLAGHHGGMCDAFRDSVDYQFLCGGQWVAHPGNIIDYKVDVTKPDDPIMNGLKSFEHRSEQYYMHVDPANEVLATTTFTGEHAPWIEGVVMPVVWKKRYGAGRVFYSSLGHRAYELDVPEIRTLMTRGMLWAARE
- a CDS encoding LacI family DNA-binding transcriptional regulator encodes the protein MTEGATQPVLRATLEDVARAAGVSLATVDRVVNRREGVRAKTVARVEAAVAKLGYRADVAAARLARGQTFRFAFVLPTGSNSFMTNLSEQVARTAGWLAGHRGFIDIHHVDVFDPDVLAGALENLSPAYQGVAVIALDHPRVRAAIDELVARGVAVVTLVSDAPSSSRVHYVGIDNPAAGRTAATLMGRFLAGREGTVAVIAGSLSLRDHTERQFGFHQILSSEYANLSALPVIEGRDDSDRTRDLTAALLARHADLRGIYCCGAGNRGIADALEASGRAREVVWITHELTEHTRRFLVRGTLDAVINQDAGHEARSAARVLLAHCSGEPISPDQERIRIDIFLRDNLP
- a CDS encoding VOC family protein; amino-acid sequence: MPQQFDRSKEDLGNAIHFEHVNIQVPDQRLATLFYVAGLGLTRDPYLMVSDTNMWINAGRSQFHLPSGRPQVLRGHVGLVIEGREALLARLASVAKKLEGTAFAFREHNDHVEAVCPWGNRVRCYEPDAARFGRIALGIPYVEFDVPKGTAAGICAFYPEIMGMPASLRNGEAAVAAVTTGRNQHLLFRETDRPLGDYDGHHVQMYITDFSGPYRKLLARKLISREDNQYQYRFCDIVDLDSGKPLFTVEHEVRSATHPMFMRPMVNRNPALNNRNYAFGHDESSWAMGPDQYEG
- a CDS encoding CaiB/BaiF CoA-transferase family protein, whose protein sequence is MAGVLEGVRVLDFGRYIAGPYCATLLAEFGAEVIRIEKRDGSEDRFVAPVGEGGEGALFLQVNRNKKCITLDPMKAQGQEVMRRLIATADVVVANLPPQTLRAMKLDYDSLKAIKPDIILTTATAFGGPGPWSDRVGFDGVGQVMSGSVYMTGAGDPPYRAAVNWVDFGTALHCAFGTLAALIERGKSGRGQIVEGALLATALSFTNATLIEQAVINVNRVPTGNLGQTAAPADIYRTRDGWVLCQVTGHPLFKRWARLMGEEEVWLNDPRFADDISRGNNGRIISERMARWCAERTTQQAVDTLGQAMIPTGPVLSPQQALDHPHIRAAGFMQDVDYPGLPKQAPVARAAVRLSETPGKIASRPPTLGEHTDRVLAELGYDADQIAALRQGGII